GTGCTGCCCGCGGGGGTCGGGCCTGGAACGGCGGCGGGGTGCCACCGGGCACCGGCACCGGGACGGTGAGGAACGGGCGCGGGACGAACGACAGCTTCGGGATCGGGATGTTCCCCGAACCGGTGCCGACCGCGTTGGGCGGTGGCGGCGGGTCGGTGATGTCCGGGCACGGGTCCTTGCAGAAGTCCTTGAGGGGCTGCTCGGACGGGATCCGCTTGTTGTTCTGCAACGGTCCGTACCGCGGGACGGGCTGCAGCTTCAGGTACGGGATGGGGATCCGGATGTCGGGGGCCGACGGCGCGGAGGGCCGGGCCGGCTGCGGGAGATCGTTGGCACACCCCGAGCTCGGCAGTGCCACCGACCGGGCGGGCGCCGCCACCGCGGGCGCACCGCCGAGAGCGGGCAGCAGTGCGCACCCCGCGATCGTGATCGCCACCAACCGTCGAAGCATGCGTGATCCCCGTTTCACCTCGTGTGCTTGAGCGAGGCTGAACCTAGCATGTGACATGTCACACCCGGGTGATCCGAACGATGGACAGCAACCTGAGACAGACCTGAGACCGTCTCGATACGCGGCCACCGCGGGGCACGCCTCGCGATCTCCCCTATCGCCCACGTGTCGGGCGACATACTGGAGCGATGCCAACCTGGATCGTCGTCGTGCTCGTCATCGCCGTGATCATCGCGATCGGCGTGATCTTCGCGCTTGTCCGTTACTACCGGTCCAAGCCGCCGCCCATCCCGGCCGGCTGGTACCCCGACCTGCACGATCCATCGATCGAGCGTCGACACGACGGCTCGGGGTGGACCGAGGAGACCCGTCCGAACGAGGACGAGCGGGAGCGCTGAGAGAACGCCTCAGCAGCGTCCGAGATCCGATGTCGGCGGCCGGACGGCGTCGGGCTCGGATGCGCCGGGCGGGGTCGAGAGCCGGGCCAGCAGCCAGTCGTAGACCTCGTCATGGTTGAGCAGGGTGAAGTGATTTGCCGAGGCGATGGCGAATCCGTCCTCGTCGCGGAACCCGATGTGCCGGGTCTTGTTCCGACCCGATGCGCTCGGGACCAGCACCAGACCGTCGCCGATGATCCGCCCCAACGGGTGTCGCGCGTTGCGGGTGACCGTCGCGGAGACGAAACAGTGCGTCGCGTTCTCCAGCAGCGGGACCTCCTGCACCGCCGCCACTCTCAGGGCGTCGATGTCGCGACCGGTCCAGTCCTCGTCGACGAGCGAACCGTGGAACAGGTCGCGCACACCAGAGCTGCGTCGGCGGAGCAGC
This window of the Williamsia phyllosphaerae genome carries:
- a CDS encoding DUF2510 domain-containing protein; translated protein: MPTWIVVVLVIAVIIAIGVIFALVRYYRSKPPPIPAGWYPDLHDPSIERRHDGSGWTEETRPNEDERER